A single Lolium perenne isolate Kyuss_39 chromosome 6, Kyuss_2.0, whole genome shotgun sequence DNA region contains:
- the LOC139832705 gene encoding uncharacterized protein, giving the protein MVADALDEDHCLMDLRGRISLALLPDFIAPRQVVRGCTIDLETEDTFRWKSTSGGYSAFSAYALQFEGTLQSSLRHIWLVWAPPKCKFFMWLLLQHRIFTADRLLRFGMPNQYFCPLCQRNLETPAHLFAERPWARQV; this is encoded by the coding sequence ATGGTGGCAGATGCTCTAGATGAGGACCACTGTCTCATGGACCTGCGGGGGAGGATCTCCCTCGCCCTCCTGCCGGATTTCATCGCACCTCGGCAGGTCGTGCGAGGTTGCACCATTGATCTAGAAACTGAAGACACTTTCCGGTGGAAGTCTACTTCAGGCGGCTACTCCGCGTTCTCCGCCTATGCGTTACAGTTCGAGGGGACACTACAATCCTCCCTTCGCCATATCTGGCTGGTCTGGGCACCACCAAAGTGCAAGTTTTTCATGTGGCTACTGCTGCAGCACCGGATTTTCACAGCTGATAGGTTGCTTCGCTTCGGGATGCCCAACCAATACTTCTGCCCCTTGTGCCAGAGAAATCTCGAGACCCCGGCGCACCTCTTCGCAGAGCGTCCTTGGGCCAGGCAAGTATGA
- the LOC127305203 gene encoding uncharacterized protein, translated as MATAAASRPSGPVLSIPSYRSSSPNRVKLPAAVGARSPGKSVRVSSPSAATRSRQSCMCSPTNHPGSFRCSRHRERKQEAPACNDHGHSKPASPTSAASLASGASKLGTKRTGSALVRLGGSVERGTWARRALAPSPQSPHRRRAAGGFCPRPSRLSAVSFAGERTGDNRQ; from the coding sequence ATGGCGACGGCAGCTGCCAGTCGGCCAAGCGGCCCGGTCCTCTCGATTCCTAGCTATCGCTCATCCTCCCCCAACCGCGTCAAGCTCCCCGCCGCCGTTGGCGCCCGCTCGCCGGGCAAGTCCGTCCGCGTCTCCTCGCCGTCGGCCGCCACCAGGAGCCGTCAGTCCTGCATGTGCTCCCCAACGAACCACCCCGGCTCCTTCCGGTGCAGCCGCCACAGGGAGCGCAAGCAGGAGGCTCCGGCCTGCAACGACCACGGCCACAGCAAGCCCGCGTCCCCGACTTCCGCGGCATCCCTCGCCAGCGGCGCCagcaagctggggacgaagcgcaCTGGAAGCGCGCTGGTGCGGCTCGGCGGCTCCGTGGAGAGAGGTACGTGGGCGCGTAGGGCGCTCGCCCCGTCCCCGCAGTCGCCGCACCGGAGGCGAGCAGCCGGCGGGTTCTGCCCCCGGCCCAGCCGCCTCTCAGCCGTCTCCTTCGCCGGGGAGCGCACTGGCGACAACCGGCAGTGA